A genomic window from Chitinophaga pollutisoli includes:
- a CDS encoding alpha-amylase family glycosyl hydrolase gives MTRKTILALLLAAIPLVASAQNIRVFPEHWWAGMQTNQLQLILRGSDSLFGKGTVSTAYPGVEIRKVTAFSNGRYLAVDITLDKGVQPGAVPLMHVRNGRKTTVYWPVKARKGMPGKDFARGISGADLIYLLMPDRFANGDPSNDRVPGMRDQSLDRSDYYARHGGDFAGVIRHLDYLRELGVTALWMTPVMENDMPNRTEHGYAITDHYRIDARYGGNEGYKRLRDSLQARGMKLVQDAVYNHTGTYHVIVSDLPEQDWLNQWPSFTGTSAREQALFDPYASANDKKRMTDGWFVKEMPDWNQRNPYVANFITQNAIWYVEEFGVDAIRLDTYMYNDLAFANACNVALLREYPSISLFGEVMVQHSPNQAFFAENHIATAFKSNLPAVLDFTALFNGIFPALAQEPGWYTGIVHLYNAMAHDFLYRQPEKNVILLDNHDLPRFFTRMEGNVARQKMAYTWLLTARGIPQMYYGSEVLMAGDTKPDGLVRLDFPGGWPGDAKNAFSGEGLTAAEKSMQDLVKKLGTYRKTSPALQSGKFMQYTPQDGLYIYFRYTDGQTVMCAMNTTKAPRRVDIPYLSERTGGFTKARNVIDGVEHSLQDAIVIPAQEMWVLELK, from the coding sequence ATGACACGAAAAACGATACTGGCGCTGCTTTTGGCGGCTATTCCCCTGGTTGCTTCCGCGCAAAACATCCGGGTGTTCCCGGAACACTGGTGGGCGGGGATGCAAACGAATCAATTGCAGCTGATCCTTCGCGGCAGCGATTCCCTCTTCGGTAAAGGCACGGTTTCCACGGCGTATCCCGGGGTGGAGATCCGTAAAGTAACGGCGTTTTCGAACGGGCGCTACCTGGCGGTGGATATCACGCTGGATAAAGGCGTACAGCCGGGCGCCGTGCCGCTGATGCATGTGCGCAACGGGCGGAAGACGACAGTTTACTGGCCGGTGAAAGCCCGGAAAGGTATGCCGGGGAAGGATTTCGCCAGGGGTATCTCCGGGGCGGATCTTATTTACCTGTTGATGCCTGACCGCTTCGCCAACGGCGACCCTTCCAATGACCGCGTGCCAGGCATGCGCGACCAGTCGCTCGACCGCAGCGACTATTACGCCCGGCACGGCGGGGACTTTGCCGGGGTGATCCGCCACCTGGATTATTTGCGGGAGCTGGGCGTTACGGCGCTGTGGATGACACCCGTCATGGAAAACGATATGCCCAACCGCACCGAGCATGGCTATGCCATCACGGACCATTACCGGATCGATGCGCGCTACGGCGGCAACGAAGGGTACAAACGGCTGCGCGACTCACTGCAGGCGCGGGGCATGAAGCTGGTGCAGGATGCGGTGTACAATCATACCGGGACTTACCATGTGATCGTGAGCGACCTCCCGGAACAAGATTGGCTGAACCAATGGCCGTCGTTCACCGGCACCAGCGCGCGGGAGCAGGCGCTCTTCGATCCGTATGCTTCCGCCAACGATAAAAAACGCATGACCGACGGATGGTTCGTAAAGGAGATGCCCGACTGGAACCAGCGCAACCCTTACGTGGCGAACTTTATCACGCAAAATGCCATCTGGTACGTGGAGGAATTCGGTGTGGACGCCATCCGGCTCGATACTTACATGTATAACGACCTGGCTTTCGCCAATGCCTGCAACGTCGCCCTGCTGCGGGAATATCCTTCCATCAGCCTCTTCGGGGAAGTGATGGTGCAGCATAGTCCCAACCAGGCGTTCTTCGCGGAGAACCATATCGCTACGGCGTTTAAAAGCAACCTGCCCGCCGTGCTGGATTTCACGGCGCTTTTCAACGGGATATTCCCGGCGCTGGCGCAGGAGCCGGGATGGTATACCGGCATCGTGCATCTCTACAACGCGATGGCGCACGACTTCCTGTACCGCCAGCCGGAAAAGAACGTCATCCTGCTCGATAACCACGACCTGCCGAGGTTCTTCACCCGGATGGAAGGAAACGTGGCGCGGCAGAAAATGGCGTATACCTGGCTGCTTACAGCCCGCGGCATCCCGCAAATGTATTACGGTTCGGAAGTGCTCATGGCGGGCGATACGAAGCCCGACGGGCTGGTGCGCCTCGATTTCCCCGGCGGCTGGCCAGGCGATGCCAAAAATGCATTTTCAGGCGAAGGGTTGACGGCAGCCGAGAAATCCATGCAGGACCTCGTCAAAAAGCTCGGCACCTACCGCAAAACTTCCCCCGCGCTGCAAAGCGGCAAATTCATGCAGTACACCCCGCAGGACGGATTATATATCTACTTCCGGTATACAGACGGCCAAACAGTCATGTGCGCGATGAACACCACGAAAGCGCCCCGCCGCGTCGATATCCCTTACCTCTCCGAACGCACCGGTGGCTTTACGAAAGCCAGGAACGTCATCGATGGCGTGGAGCATTCGTTGCAGGACGCCATCGTGATCCCCGCGCAGGAAATGTGGGTACTGGAATTGAAGTGA
- a CDS encoding histidine kinase, with translation MIDIPRSKLGKKSFYAIYWSAYVLVFGFVQAGPYHDYRNAFASELISLPMRALFVAIVLEVLADRFLFRKKVRLFLLCYIPLVFLFATIQRWLDNTFILEYFLTHWRKEPLFSISPFIYSVIKLQFVLTIPLSIKLFYNWMQEQHRSTVIAEEKAQAELVILRNQFHPHFIFNVLNTLYAKTLLTSPESAEITSRMSSLLRYSINEINTKLIPLEKEIRYLEDYISLQQARFNEHVQISFHIDGQAGGKYIEPFLLMVFVENSFKHCMPTEHGDTWITLSVSIQQQTLTARFENSAVSGYAGHPLASGGGVGLENVKRRLQLIYGDDHTLKINQSEDSYFVYLKLKLASHDGAY, from the coding sequence ATGATAGATATACCACGTTCCAAACTGGGCAAAAAGAGTTTCTATGCGATATACTGGTCGGCATATGTACTGGTCTTCGGGTTCGTCCAGGCCGGGCCTTACCACGACTACCGCAATGCATTCGCTTCCGAGCTCATCAGCCTCCCCATGCGCGCGCTGTTCGTGGCCATCGTGCTGGAAGTGCTGGCCGACCGGTTCCTCTTCCGTAAAAAGGTGCGCCTCTTCCTCCTTTGCTACATCCCGCTGGTATTTCTTTTCGCCACCATCCAGCGCTGGCTCGACAATACCTTCATCCTCGAATATTTCCTCACCCACTGGCGCAAAGAGCCCCTATTCAGCATTTCCCCTTTCATCTACAGCGTCATCAAGCTGCAGTTCGTGCTCACCATCCCCTTGTCCATCAAACTGTTCTATAACTGGATGCAGGAACAACACCGGTCCACGGTGATCGCGGAAGAGAAAGCACAGGCCGAGCTGGTGATCCTCCGCAACCAATTCCACCCGCATTTTATCTTCAACGTACTCAATACCCTTTACGCCAAAACGCTGCTCACGTCGCCGGAATCGGCGGAGATCACGTCGCGCATGTCGTCGCTGCTGCGGTATTCCATCAACGAGATCAACACCAAGCTTATCCCGCTGGAAAAAGAAATCCGCTACCTGGAAGATTATATCTCTTTGCAGCAAGCGCGCTTCAACGAGCACGTCCAGATCAGTTTTCATATCGACGGGCAGGCGGGGGGAAAATATATCGAACCCTTTCTGCTCATGGTGTTCGTGGAAAACAGTTTCAAACACTGCATGCCTACCGAGCACGGCGACACCTGGATCACGCTGTCCGTTTCCATACAGCAACAAACCCTTACCGCGCGGTTCGAGAACAGCGCCGTGAGCGGGTACGCCGGCCACCCGCTCGCTTCCGGCGGCGGCGTAGGTTTGGAGAATGTGAAACGCCGGTTGCAGCTCATTTACGGAGACGACCATACGTTGAAGATCAACCAGAGCGAAGACAGCTATTTCGTGTACCTGAAACTGAAACTCGCATCGCATGACGGAGCATATTAA
- a CDS encoding LytTR family DNA-binding domain-containing protein: MTEHINCIIIEDEKPAADLLQIYIGRVELLHIAGVFTSGTQAMRCLNSEKVDLIFADINLPGINGLDFIRSLSPAPNVIFTTAHAQYAVEGFDLDAVDFLLKPIPFERFLKAVNRFIKLDKHLLESNTSKSAVISEPPFIFIRCEKKMVKILLDDIHFVEAQKNYILINTGKDVFRAYHSISELEEKLPETKFIRIHRSYIVSIPKIEKFSHHMIEIARSSIPIGRHYGTATLQALKQYQVTLGDLP, translated from the coding sequence ATGACGGAGCATATTAACTGCATTATCATTGAAGACGAAAAGCCCGCGGCGGATCTGTTGCAGATCTACATCGGGCGGGTGGAACTGCTGCATATCGCAGGCGTGTTCACCAGCGGCACGCAGGCCATGCGGTGCCTGAACAGCGAGAAGGTCGACCTGATCTTCGCCGACATCAATCTCCCCGGTATCAACGGGCTGGATTTCATCCGCTCCCTATCGCCCGCGCCCAACGTGATTTTCACCACGGCACACGCGCAATACGCGGTGGAAGGGTTTGACCTCGATGCGGTGGATTTTCTTCTGAAGCCCATTCCCTTCGAGCGCTTCCTCAAGGCGGTGAACCGGTTCATCAAGCTCGACAAGCATTTGCTGGAATCCAACACCAGCAAGTCCGCCGTCATCAGCGAACCGCCGTTTATTTTTATCCGTTGCGAAAAGAAAATGGTGAAGATCCTGCTGGATGACATTCATTTTGTGGAAGCGCAGAAAAATTACATCCTCATCAATACGGGGAAAGACGTGTTCCGCGCCTATCACTCCATTTCGGAACTGGAAGAGAAACTGCCGGAAACCAAGTTTATCCGGATACACCGGAGCTACATCGTTTCCATTCCTAAAATTGAAAAATTCAGTCATCATATGATAGAGATCGCCCGTTCGAGCATTCCCATCGGCCGGCATTACGGCACCGCCACGTTGCAGGCGCTGAAGCAGTACCAGGTAACGCTGGGCGATCTCCCCTGA
- a CDS encoding PQQ-binding-like beta-propeller repeat protein, whose amino-acid sequence MKSFILTTGLVALGLYSAAQDKTFGAIRWTFATEGRFFNTPALIDSTLLAGNSDHKLYALNANTGQLRWAFKTKGGIATEPCVAGNVAIIGSYDGHYYAVDVRNGKERWRFRTGGEKKLGGKGLWTMQPLTQYMVDPYDFFLSSPAADGKYVYFGSSDSCIYAVDIATGRQAWKFRTGGPVHGSVAYSANTVVAGSWDTYLYALDAHTGQLKWKYKTGTDTLYHGVLEGIQSRPAIANGKVYIGARDARVHALDLQSGDTAWVYNGGVAWIPGDAVATADHVFIGTSDSYLMLCLDARTGRELHQAKGGGYIFGGPALSGGTLCYGDFTGRLQLLDRNTFRSTGIFDTPQRQSHAAELLDSAQSINFGHLAAGAPFEQYSTTITVMDKLYKLGPFTSTPLFHDNMVIATSTNGLVYGIALE is encoded by the coding sequence ATGAAATCCTTTATCCTGACAACGGGGCTCGTTGCCCTGGGGCTTTATTCCGCGGCACAAGACAAAACTTTCGGCGCCATCCGCTGGACTTTCGCCACCGAAGGGCGTTTTTTCAACACCCCTGCGCTTATTGACTCCACACTCCTGGCAGGCAATTCCGACCACAAGCTGTACGCGCTGAACGCCAATACCGGGCAATTGCGCTGGGCGTTCAAAACGAAAGGCGGCATCGCCACGGAACCCTGCGTTGCGGGTAATGTGGCCATAATCGGCAGCTACGACGGACATTACTACGCGGTAGACGTCCGTAACGGGAAAGAGCGCTGGCGGTTCAGGACCGGTGGTGAAAAGAAGCTCGGCGGCAAAGGGCTCTGGACCATGCAACCGCTCACGCAATACATGGTAGACCCTTACGACTTCTTCCTGTCTTCCCCAGCCGCCGACGGCAAATATGTATATTTCGGGAGCAGCGACAGCTGCATTTACGCGGTGGATATCGCCACCGGCAGGCAGGCCTGGAAGTTCCGGACCGGCGGGCCGGTCCATGGCAGCGTGGCTTATAGCGCCAATACAGTGGTAGCCGGAAGTTGGGACACTTATCTCTATGCCCTCGACGCGCACACCGGGCAACTCAAATGGAAATACAAAACCGGGACGGACACCCTGTACCACGGCGTACTCGAAGGCATACAATCCCGTCCGGCCATAGCCAACGGAAAGGTGTACATCGGCGCCCGCGACGCGCGCGTCCACGCACTGGATTTGCAGTCGGGCGACACGGCCTGGGTGTACAACGGTGGCGTGGCCTGGATCCCCGGCGACGCAGTGGCCACGGCGGATCATGTTTTCATCGGCACGTCGGATTCTTACCTCATGCTCTGCCTCGACGCCCGCACGGGCCGGGAGCTGCACCAGGCGAAGGGCGGCGGGTACATTTTCGGAGGCCCGGCCCTCAGCGGCGGAACGCTTTGCTACGGAGACTTCACCGGCCGGCTGCAACTCCTCGACCGCAATACGTTCCGCTCCACCGGCATTTTCGACACGCCTCAAAGACAATCCCACGCCGCCGAACTGCTGGACAGCGCCCAGTCGATCAATTTCGGGCACCTCGCCGCGGGAGCGCCTTTCGAGCAATACAGCACCACCATTACCGTGATGGACAAACTATACAAGCTCGGCCCCTTCACTTCCACCCCGCTTTTCCATGACAATATGGTAATTGCTACCTCCACAAACGGGTTAGTGTACGGGATCGCCCTGGAGTAA
- a CDS encoding AraC family transcriptional regulator — MTTPEIYREQSPLSEKDCFVVFDRRKSSFTFPVHVHPEYELNFVEGAPGAERIIGDSVETIADRDLVLIANPELKHAWKDGACTSSNIHEITVQFHASLIEQYLDKNQFRSVRQLFARAARGVCFGPATIDRVQPLLRILTMENDGFYSVMRFFILLHELSKGDDYRELSSTATPEINSAERQLQQLRMHVNRHVSGDLRLDEAAAILNMSRSTFARFLKQHTGMNFTDYLLDVRINMAVQELKAGAPVPDVVARCGFNSVSYFYRVFKKAKGITPVEYREISRKHQTII, encoded by the coding sequence ATGACTACTCCTGAGATTTACCGCGAGCAATCACCGCTTTCGGAAAAAGATTGTTTTGTTGTATTCGACCGCCGCAAATCGTCGTTCACGTTTCCCGTTCACGTACATCCCGAATATGAATTGAATTTCGTGGAAGGCGCGCCGGGTGCGGAGCGCATCATCGGCGATTCGGTGGAAACCATTGCCGACCGCGACCTGGTGCTGATCGCCAACCCGGAGCTCAAGCACGCCTGGAAAGACGGCGCCTGCACTTCCAGCAACATCCACGAGATTACCGTGCAGTTCCACGCTTCGCTTATCGAGCAGTACCTGGATAAGAACCAGTTCCGCAGCGTGCGCCAGCTGTTTGCCCGGGCGGCGAGGGGCGTTTGCTTCGGGCCGGCGACCATCGACCGGGTGCAGCCTTTGCTGCGGATCCTCACCATGGAAAACGATGGTTTTTATTCCGTGATGCGGTTTTTCATTTTGCTGCATGAATTGTCAAAGGGAGATGATTACCGGGAACTGTCGAGCACCGCCACGCCGGAGATCAACAGCGCAGAAAGGCAGCTCCAGCAATTGCGGATGCACGTAAACCGGCATGTATCCGGCGACCTCCGGCTCGACGAAGCGGCGGCTATCCTCAACATGAGCCGGTCCACCTTCGCGCGGTTCCTCAAGCAGCATACCGGAATGAATTTCACGGATTACCTGCTGGATGTGCGGATCAACATGGCCGTGCAGGAGCTGAAGGCGGGCGCGCCCGTTCCGGATGTGGTGGCGCGGTGCGGGTTCAACAGCGTTTCCTACTTCTACCGCGTCTTCAAGAAAGCGAAAGGCATTACGCCGGTGGAATACCGCGAGATCTCCCGGAAACATCAAACCATCATCTAA
- a CDS encoding TonB-dependent receptor, translating into MKKIAFILLFGVFSLSASAQQARPLKGTVTDRENNRIPGATVRIKGTNKGTTTDANGNFSLEAAQGQVLEFSSVGMQKIEFKIGAANSIAITLESDSRLDEVIVVGYGRVKRRDLTGAVASVTGKDLQADIARSAASALQGRIAGVTVSNSGGQPGAGMSINIRGLSSLGSNAPLYVIDGVYGDMNMVDPADIASIEVLKDASAAAIYGARAANGVVLVTTKSGRKDMAPVVNINALTGVQNVTRKLGVLDAQQWKNVMRQSGYLPQEAIDFTGVGTNWQDEVYRSAPISKINLSVAGGTARSTYNLSAGYINQKGILLNSGFKSYNIRAKNTFNFLNDHVRLGNTILLRNSNKQINSMTITDALRQNPLMTVTDPDQPGGYTGISPWMKNMDNPVGRSMLFNEQQHTNELLINGYAEVDLFVKGLKYKFNVGVNRANGRNYNANVPYDFGSGAYQSRLAENAFFNNQWLAENTLHYDNEFGKHNVSSVLGYAAQKNANRGFGASRLDIPFGTDAINAGPTTQQSTNGSLQENALVSMFGRLIYSYDSRYLFSASVRRDGSSRFAPGHQYGTFPSVSVGWNVMNEKFFGGLKNKVDELKLRASYGVLGNQEIANYTTQSISSSGINYIQGGTWWMGANTGVEWVALPQLTWEETKTSNIGMDASLFKGKLTISADYFIKETDGVLLSIGQPGSTGIKGSPPMNAGVIRNTGYEALVNYRSNFGQVKYSIGVNGSTAKNKVKAITVSSTVQEFGGYNPQGEGTVTWAKVGYPIGSFFVTRTDGLFQSEEEVNAHKDKNGQLIQPDAKPGDIRFIDFNGDGKIGDDDRQFAGSPFPSFMYGIRGSLEYKGIDFGFFFDGMTGSKIYNYTRARMESMNEYTNFGIRALDAWTEQNRNTDLPRFTQEDKNKNARRVSDRWLENGSFFRLKTLELGYTLPGSLVQKVRFRDARVYAAMDNAFTITKYKGYSPDMGQNNEQNGGGGGTMTRGTDHGRFPLARTIMVGLQVNF; encoded by the coding sequence ATGAAAAAAATCGCATTCATACTGCTATTTGGAGTATTCAGCCTCAGCGCTTCGGCGCAGCAGGCCCGTCCGCTGAAGGGCACGGTAACCGACCGGGAGAACAACCGCATCCCTGGCGCTACCGTCCGCATCAAGGGCACCAACAAAGGCACCACTACAGACGCCAACGGGAATTTTTCCCTGGAGGCGGCGCAGGGCCAGGTGTTGGAATTCTCCTCTGTAGGCATGCAGAAAATCGAATTCAAGATCGGCGCGGCCAACAGCATCGCCATTACACTCGAATCAGACAGCCGTCTCGATGAAGTGATCGTGGTAGGTTACGGCCGTGTGAAGAGAAGAGACCTCACGGGCGCGGTGGCTTCCGTGACCGGTAAAGACCTCCAGGCCGATATCGCAAGGAGCGCCGCATCCGCCCTGCAGGGGCGCATCGCAGGCGTAACCGTTTCCAACAGCGGCGGCCAGCCCGGCGCCGGCATGAGCATCAATATCCGCGGCCTCAGCTCCCTCGGTTCCAACGCCCCCCTCTATGTGATCGACGGCGTGTATGGCGATATGAACATGGTTGACCCGGCAGACATCGCCAGCATCGAAGTGCTCAAAGACGCCTCCGCCGCCGCCATCTACGGCGCCCGCGCCGCCAACGGCGTAGTGCTCGTTACCACCAAAAGCGGCCGGAAAGACATGGCGCCCGTTGTCAATATCAACGCCCTCACCGGCGTGCAGAACGTCACCCGCAAACTCGGCGTGCTCGACGCCCAGCAATGGAAAAACGTTATGCGCCAATCCGGTTACCTGCCCCAGGAAGCCATCGACTTCACCGGTGTTGGCACCAACTGGCAGGACGAAGTATACCGCTCCGCCCCCATTTCCAAGATCAATTTGAGTGTGGCAGGCGGTACCGCCCGTTCGACCTACAACCTTTCCGCCGGTTACATCAACCAGAAAGGCATTTTGCTCAACTCCGGTTTTAAATCCTACAACATCCGCGCGAAAAATACTTTCAACTTCCTGAACGACCATGTACGGCTGGGAAACACCATTTTGCTGCGCAATTCCAACAAACAGATCAACTCCATGACCATCACCGACGCGCTTCGCCAGAATCCGCTGATGACAGTAACCGATCCCGACCAGCCCGGCGGTTACACCGGCATCTCGCCCTGGATGAAAAACATGGATAACCCCGTAGGCCGTTCGATGCTGTTCAACGAGCAGCAACACACCAACGAATTGCTCATCAACGGTTACGCGGAAGTGGATCTTTTCGTGAAAGGACTGAAATACAAATTCAACGTCGGCGTTAACCGCGCCAATGGCCGTAACTACAACGCCAACGTACCGTACGACTTCGGCTCCGGCGCTTACCAGTCGCGCCTGGCGGAGAACGCCTTCTTCAACAACCAGTGGCTGGCGGAGAACACGCTGCATTACGACAATGAGTTCGGTAAGCACAACGTTTCTTCCGTATTGGGTTATGCGGCGCAGAAGAATGCCAACCGCGGGTTCGGCGCCAGCAGGCTGGACATCCCCTTCGGCACCGACGCCATCAACGCAGGCCCCACCACGCAGCAATCCACCAACGGTTCGCTGCAGGAAAACGCCCTGGTATCGATGTTCGGCCGGTTGATCTACAGCTACGATTCCCGCTACCTGTTCTCCGCATCGGTACGCCGCGACGGCTCCTCGCGCTTCGCGCCGGGCCACCAGTACGGCACGTTCCCCTCGGTGTCCGTAGGCTGGAACGTCATGAACGAGAAATTCTTCGGCGGGCTGAAAAATAAAGTGGACGAACTGAAGTTACGCGCCAGCTACGGCGTGCTCGGCAACCAGGAAATCGCCAACTACACCACGCAAAGCATCAGCAGCAGCGGCATCAACTACATCCAGGGCGGCACCTGGTGGATGGGCGCCAACACCGGTGTGGAATGGGTAGCGCTTCCACAGCTGACCTGGGAAGAAACCAAAACCAGCAACATCGGTATGGACGCGAGCCTTTTCAAAGGAAAGCTGACCATCAGCGCCGACTACTTCATCAAAGAAACCGACGGCGTATTGCTGAGCATCGGCCAGCCCGGTTCCACCGGCATCAAGGGCAGTCCCCCGATGAACGCCGGCGTGATCCGCAACACCGGTTATGAAGCGCTGGTGAACTACCGCAGCAACTTCGGCCAGGTGAAATACAGCATCGGCGTAAACGGCTCCACCGCCAAAAACAAAGTGAAAGCCATCACCGTAAGCAGCACCGTGCAGGAATTCGGCGGTTACAACCCGCAGGGCGAGGGTACGGTAACCTGGGCGAAAGTGGGATATCCCATCGGTTCATTCTTCGTGACCAGGACCGACGGACTGTTCCAGAGCGAGGAAGAAGTGAACGCGCATAAAGATAAAAACGGCCAGCTGATCCAGCCCGATGCGAAGCCCGGTGATATCCGCTTCATCGACTTCAACGGCGACGGCAAGATCGGCGACGATGATCGTCAGTTCGCTGGCAGCCCCTTCCCCAGCTTCATGTACGGCATCCGCGGATCGCTGGAATATAAAGGGATCGATTTCGGATTCTTTTTCGACGGGATGACCGGCAGCAAGATCTACAACTACACCCGCGCCCGCATGGAATCGATGAACGAATACACCAACTTCGGCATCCGCGCCCTCGATGCCTGGACGGAGCAAAACCGCAATACCGACTTGCCCCGCTTCACGCAGGAAGACAAAAACAAGAACGCCCGCCGCGTGAGCGACCGCTGGCTGGAAAACGGCTCCTTCTTCCGCCTCAAGACGCTCGAACTGGGCTACACCCTGCCCGGCAGCCTGGTGCAGAAAGTGCGCTTCCGCGACGCCCGCGTGTACGCAGCGATGGACAACGCCTTCACCATCACCAAATACAAGGGCTATTCCCCCGACATGGGCCAGAACAACGAACAGAACGGCGGTGGCGGCGGCACCATGACAAGAGGCACCGACCACGGGCGCTTCCCGCTCGCCAGAACGATCATGGTAGGCCTCCAGGTGAATTTCTAA
- a CDS encoding RagB/SusD family nutrient uptake outer membrane protein, with protein sequence MNFSTIKKTSFAALLACALAACNESEFLNLTNPNQAVDKTFWTSEANAQSAMATVYSPIRGQMYGYFGGYTGWHTMNRADDVWFILNEEMHNWEPATYTNTPNTAESDFARLYMAINRANVVMKNVRNVPMDENKRNELYGEAAFLRGYTYFLLVTNFGDVPLRLVPALDDQAEVMKASSPEADIWKQVIADFKTAKEFLPVTRPAKELGRVTKGAAIAHLGKALCFTKQYPEAEAELKLLLAAPYTYDLVANYDDNFTEYTENNVESVFEIQYDGGFGQGSWGSEGPNDTQGFVIANFAGPQGTGGWFKWMPTASIVSSFIREERPAGSDTRFDKRMYTSLFWKHSDFTDNVADGAWFGNMSFDEIWEASASKRLRGAPDYPTIDGKKGRFLIKKFTNFYKNVKDANSHYNQANQNNNLRVMRFAEVLLLHAEACAKTNKLGEAAADLTRIRNRAGLAPKTWGSADALMQEIVHQHELEFFFEGHRFFDLKRWYSYADMKQILVANKKQGAENFQAKHYYLPIPQNELNTNTAIRQHPLW encoded by the coding sequence ATGAACTTCTCCACAATAAAGAAAACTTCCTTCGCCGCCCTCCTGGCGTGCGCGCTCGCAGCCTGCAATGAATCGGAATTCCTCAACCTGACGAATCCGAACCAGGCCGTAGACAAGACTTTCTGGACTTCGGAAGCCAATGCGCAGTCTGCCATGGCCACCGTTTACTCCCCCATCCGCGGGCAGATGTACGGTTACTTCGGCGGGTATACCGGCTGGCATACCATGAACCGCGCAGACGACGTGTGGTTCATCCTCAATGAAGAGATGCACAACTGGGAGCCAGCTACCTACACCAATACGCCGAATACCGCCGAAAGCGATTTTGCGCGGCTGTACATGGCCATCAACCGCGCCAACGTGGTGATGAAAAACGTGCGCAACGTGCCGATGGACGAAAACAAGCGGAATGAACTATACGGGGAAGCCGCCTTCCTCCGCGGATACACTTACTTTTTGCTCGTGACCAATTTCGGGGATGTGCCCCTCCGCCTCGTTCCCGCGCTCGACGACCAGGCCGAAGTGATGAAAGCCTCCTCGCCCGAAGCGGATATCTGGAAACAGGTGATCGCGGATTTCAAAACGGCGAAAGAATTCCTCCCGGTTACGCGCCCGGCCAAAGAACTCGGCCGCGTTACCAAAGGCGCCGCTATCGCGCATCTTGGCAAAGCGCTCTGCTTCACCAAACAGTACCCCGAAGCGGAAGCGGAGCTGAAGCTCCTGCTGGCCGCACCTTACACATACGACCTGGTGGCCAACTACGACGACAACTTCACCGAGTACACGGAGAACAACGTCGAATCCGTTTTCGAGATACAATACGACGGTGGTTTTGGGCAGGGTTCCTGGGGATCGGAAGGCCCCAACGACACCCAGGGCTTCGTGATCGCCAACTTCGCGGGGCCCCAGGGCACGGGGGGCTGGTTCAAATGGATGCCCACCGCCTCCATCGTTTCCAGTTTCATCAGGGAAGAAAGGCCCGCGGGATCGGATACCCGTTTCGACAAGCGCATGTACACCAGTTTGTTCTGGAAGCATTCCGACTTTACCGATAATGTGGCGGACGGCGCGTGGTTTGGGAATATGTCGTTCGATGAAATCTGGGAAGCCTCCGCTTCGAAGCGCCTCCGCGGCGCACCCGATTACCCGACCATCGACGGTAAGAAAGGGCGCTTCCTCATCAAGAAGTTCACCAACTTCTACAAGAACGTAAAAGACGCCAACAGCCATTACAACCAGGCCAACCAGAACAACAACCTGCGCGTGATGCGGTTCGCGGAAGTGCTGCTGCTGCATGCCGAAGCCTGCGCCAAAACCAACAAATTGGGAGAGGCCGCCGCCGACCTTACGCGTATCCGCAACCGCGCGGGGCTTGCCCCCAAAACCTGGGGCTCCGCCGATGCGCTTATGCAGGAAATCGTTCACCAGCACGAACTGGAGTTCTTCTTCGAAGGGCACCGATTTTTCGACCTGAAACGCTGGTACAGTTACGCCGACATGAAGCAGATCCTGGTGGCCAACAAGAAACAGGGCGCCGAAAACTTCCAGGCGAAACACTACTATCTGCCTATTCCGCAGAATGAATTGAACACCAATACCGCCATCCGGCAACACCCTCTTTGGTAA